From the genome of Candidatus Dormiibacterota bacterium, one region includes:
- a CDS encoding peptidoglycan DD-metalloendopeptidase family protein yields MAVALLILIAAAAGRGVEARAATPEETLRREARRQEEESRLQKVHQDIQDLKERLEQNENAAGSVLDAIEELDLRMALLRRESESLRGEVRATSERERVARREAETDAERLRETETALRSYLRETYKIGPARYLRVVSVASSPAQVAAGYRAIEAMSLGEADRVATYRADRERLDAALAELKTQGDRLRDLEAELEGKTSELREVRGQKGDVLTDLQREQASQKALLQELVQVESDVRALLDRLELPGSTGPVPSLGFARQRGQLQWPARGRFAVPFGNVRHPRFSTEVPHPGVDIAASPGQAVRAVYEGRVVFSDWFKGYGQMVVIDHGDSYLSIYGHVDERLVSAGEDVSTGDLIARSGQSGSFEEPALYFEIRHDGKPEDPARWLKGAPGALAQRRGPPQRGSRETRRTP; encoded by the coding sequence CCGGGGAGTCGAGGCGCGGGCGGCGACCCCGGAAGAGACGCTCCGCCGCGAGGCGCGCCGCCAGGAAGAGGAGTCGCGGCTGCAGAAGGTCCATCAGGATATCCAGGATCTCAAGGAGCGCCTGGAGCAGAACGAGAACGCGGCCGGTTCGGTCCTCGACGCGATCGAGGAGCTCGACCTCCGGATGGCGCTCCTGCGGCGGGAATCCGAATCGCTGCGCGGAGAGGTCCGAGCCACCTCCGAGCGCGAGCGGGTCGCGCGCCGCGAAGCGGAGACCGACGCGGAGCGGCTCCGGGAGACCGAGACCGCCCTCCGGAGCTACCTGCGCGAGACATACAAGATCGGTCCGGCCCGTTACCTGCGAGTCGTCAGCGTGGCGTCCTCGCCCGCGCAGGTGGCCGCGGGGTACAGGGCGATCGAGGCGATGAGTCTCGGCGAAGCTGACCGCGTGGCGACCTACCGCGCCGACCGCGAGCGGCTGGATGCCGCCCTCGCAGAACTGAAGACGCAGGGCGACAGACTGAGGGACCTGGAGGCCGAGCTGGAGGGGAAGACGAGCGAGCTGCGCGAGGTGCGCGGGCAGAAAGGGGACGTGCTGACAGACCTGCAGCGCGAACAGGCGTCGCAAAAGGCGCTCCTCCAGGAGCTCGTCCAGGTCGAGAGCGACGTGCGCGCCCTCCTCGATCGCCTGGAGCTTCCGGGCTCCACCGGGCCGGTGCCGTCCCTGGGCTTCGCGCGCCAGCGCGGGCAGCTGCAGTGGCCCGCCCGGGGTCGGTTCGCCGTTCCGTTCGGGAACGTTCGTCACCCCAGATTCAGCACCGAGGTCCCGCATCCCGGTGTCGACATCGCCGCGTCCCCGGGCCAGGCCGTGCGCGCCGTGTACGAAGGGCGCGTCGTCTTCAGCGACTGGTTCAAGGGGTACGGTCAGATGGTCGTGATCGATCATGGAGATTCCTACCTGTCGATCTACGGTCATGTGGACGAGCGCCTGGTCTCGGCCGGGGAGGACGTGTCGACGGGCGACCTGATCGCCCGGTCAGGTCAGAGCGGGTCGTTCGAGGAGCCCGCGCTGTATTTCGAGATCCGGCACGACGGCAAGCCCGAGGATCCGGCCCGGTGGCTGAAAGGAGCGCCCGGCGCTCTGGCCCAGCGCAGGGGACCCCCGCAGCGCGGGAGCCGGGAAACCCGCAGGACTCCCTGA